AAAGAAACAGTGCCAGTTGCAAAGGTTGAAAAAGTTAGACTTTAAAAATAAGTACAGATCCCTTTTCAATACTATTTTCGTCAACTTCTTTTTCTCTTATTTCTATGGTTTTTCTATTTATAACTTCTAAGAAGTTATCTAAAGGGTCTAATGGCATAAAATGTCCTTTAATCCAGTAATGCATTGGAATTGTTATTTTAGGATTTAGTTTATCTATTATTTCTTTTGCTTCCAAGGCATTTATTGTTATAACTCCTCCTACTGGGACCATCAATATATCTGGATTCTTTATCTTCTCAAGGATTTGATCATCTGGCATATGGCCAATATCGCCCATATGAACAATCAATTTTCCATTAGGGTTTACAATCCTGTAAATAGCAGTTTCTCCTCTTCTTTTTCCTTTTTCCTTATCATGATATGCTTTTAATCCTTCAATAGTATACGAAGCATAATTAAATTCTCCATAATATTTAATTTTTACATCTTTATGAGGAATTATTTCATAAGCATTATGGTCGTAATGATTATGAGTTATGAGAATTAAATCAGCTTTAGTTTCAGGTCTGGGTAAGCCTATACTTCCTCCATCATGAGGATCTAAAAGTATTTTATTATCTAGAAGAAAAGAAGAATGATAGAAAAACTTTATCATACTTTAATCTTTTTGCTACTTACTTTAATAGCTATCTCTTTAGCAACATCAACATTTACCTTTTCACCATTTTCAGCAAGTTTCTTTATTTCATTTAATACTTCTCTTAACTCTTGATCATTTAAGTAAATTCCTTGTTCCTCAAGAAGTTTTTTCAAACCATGTATACCACTATGTTTTCCTAGTGCTAATCTTCTGAAATTACCTACCTCCTCTGGAGATATTGGCTCATATGTCAATGGGTTCTCAATAACTCCGTGAACATGGATGCCAGCTTCATGACCAAATGCATTTTCTCCTACTATCGCTTTAAAATAGGGAACAGGAACACCAGTTAACTCTGATACAAGTCTGCTTGTTTCGTATAACTTATATGTTTTGATATTAACCTCATATCCCAAAAGTTTTTTCAGTGCCATCACTACTTCTTCTAATGATGCATTTCCAGCTCTCTCTCCAATTCCATTCACAGTTACATGAACTTGTCTTGCCCCAGCCATTACTCCAGCAATTGAGTTAGCTGTTGCTAAACCAAAATCATTATGGCAGTGTACACTTACGATTTTATCTTTAGTTACAGAAACAACATCTTTGATTAAATCATGAAACTTGAAGGGATGCATAACTCCAACAGTATCTGGTATATTTATTCTATCTGCCCCAGCCTCAATAGCAGTACTTACAGCTTTTAATAAGAAATCCTTATCAGTTCTTGTAGCATCTTCTGGGGAATATTCAACTATTAAGCCATGATCTTTAGCATATCTAACTGATTCATAAATTTTATCTAGTACTTGTTCCCTTGTCATTTTTAGTTTATATTTCAGATGTATATCAGAAGTAGCAATGAATACATGGATGCTTGATATGCCAGTATCGATGGTCTTATCTATATCTTGCTTATTCGCCCTTGATAATCCTATAACCTCAACCTGATCTCCAACTTCTTCTAGGATTTTCTTAGTGGCTATAAATTCTCCCTCAGAAGCTGCAGGAAAACCAGCTTCTATTACATCAACTCCTAGTTCTGCCAATTTTCTCGCTATCTTAACTTTTTGTTCGACTGTTAAATCTATACCCGGAGCTTGCTCGCCATCTCTTAATGTTGTATCAAATATTCTAACTTTTTTTGAATTAACCGAGAATTGACATCCCAAACTATCTGTTACTTAAAAAATTATAAATCTTTGCTTAAAACTTGTTCGATTATCTGTTTAGCTATTTTTAGTTTGTTTCTTTTAACCCAGTTAGCTGGTAAATTTTGTTCATAATAAGGTTTTGAATATTTTCCTACATAACCAGAATCAAAGTCCATTCCATAAAGTACAATTTCTTTAGCTTTGAAGAGTTTTGCTAAAATTACAGCTCTATCTCCATCAGTAAATCCACCGAATAAATGAATATTTCCAAAAGGGAAAACTTGTGCCGAACCTATTACAATTTTCATATTATTTACCTTGTACAATTTTCTAATATTATCACCATGTGCATGAACTACGTAAATTGATTCTTCTGGAAACACAGAAATTCCATCTAAATCAGTTACAATTATATCTGGAATGATTCCATGTTCATATAAGAAATTTGTTGCTCCATCTGCTGAAATAATTAAATCTTCACTAATTTCATTTACAGATACCAGATTAGGACCTGCACCTACAACTGCTACTCTTTTATCTCTAATAATGTTAAGTTTCTCTACATAGTCATTTTTTATTTTCATGTTCAATAATAATGCTGAGTAGTAATCATCTCTGTAAGAATAACCAAAAATCGCTCTTATTCTTGAATAAAAAGTTAACCAGTAGAAAGGATCTTGAAGTATACTGCGTCACCTTCATCTCTTATAATTTCAATTTTAAAGTTATTCTTAATATATTGAAAATAGGGATTATTTTTAGATATTTTATAGATAATATTTTCATTAGGAAAAAGTGCATCAATCACATTTGAACTACATATATCTTTGTCCAAATCAACTATGAAATTCATCGAATACATTATTAGCAAGTTCAAATATTTCTTCTAATTCCTTTATCAACCCTTTGGCTTCAAAATTTCTTATTATCACAGAATCCTTAAATGAAGATTCATCAAGTAATGTTAGAGGATAAAGCTTTTCTTCTAAGAGTTGAAGCCTTCTAATCAAGGTTATTTCTTTTTCTTGAGTTAGTTTGGAAAGAATCAAATTAAGTTTTTGTGATACATGATCTTCCAGCGAGTAATACCCATAAAGGGCTAATAATGCTTTACTCAGATTTTCTATGAAATCATAAGAATTATCTATGGTTCCTACTAAATCTCCTTCTTCTAGTGAAGTTTTAGCTTGCTTCAGATATCTGAAAGATTTACTAAGATATTCTGATGAAAGAGCACTATTATTCATAATTCAATCACCTCACCCTTATTTATTTCACTTAATTTCAAAACACCGTTAATATTTGTCACATTCACTTTCTTAACTTCTTTTTCTATTAACTTTTCTTTATCAAACAAGACCTTTCCATTAGTTAATAAATATAAGACTATAGGATTGTGAAAAGAAAGCTCTGAAGGATCAAGAATTATAAAATATAGAAGGGGTCTTTGCCCATATTTTTTAACATATTCAAAATAACTTTCTAACGGCTCAATCTTTTTTATAAAATATTCAGCTATTTCCTCTCTGGCATAAAACGAAATTTTATGAACTTTATCTAAAACTAATAAGATTAACAGAGTTTTTTTCTCGTCAAAAGTATCTATAGCTTCTCCTCCTATTACTATACCTTTCAATTTATCTTCGTAATGTTCGAGTATTTTTTCACTTAAAGTCTCAACTAAATTAAGTAATGACTGCATGCTTATTATTTACAACCACAAAAATTAAGTTTGTGTATGAATTGATATCCGAATATTTGAAATATCCACCATATGAGATTTTACCTATACTTGAGTTAAGAATACCATGTAGTACTCAATGTATATCTAACTCTAAATTTAAGCAACTACTAGAAATAGAGGAATTTAGATCACAGCTAGAAGTAGTAGATAGTCTTAAAGATTTGATAAATTATAAAATAGAAAATCTCGTTGATGAAATTTCAGTTAGAATATCAAATAAGAAAAATTTAGATATTAATTCGCTAACTTATTCTGTATATAAAATCATAGAATTTGGTGGTGATTATCAAATAGGGTATGATAACATAGTTTTTGAAGATAAGAAAATATTTGCTGGTAGTTTTAATGAAATTATGAGATTAAACAAAGAGATAGAAAAAATTCTAACCGATAAGGACGTAAGATCATTATGTGATGAAATTAAATATTTAGTTGAATCTTTGTGGGAACATTTTGACAAGAACATAAGGAGGTCATTAAATGAAAGTCAAAGTAGGACTTGAAGGACTTTCTTTTGATTCTGCACATTATACTTTATCCTCAGAAGGAAATCAGCAGATTCATGGCCATACATACAAACTTTCTATAGAAATTGAGGGTAATTCAATAGATGAAAATACGGGATTTGTTATAGATTTTGAAATTTTAAAGAAGATAATAAATGATATAGTAAAAGATTGGGATCATAAATTAATAATTCCTTCCGAAGATCTCAATCAAATATACTTTAAAGGCCCGTTCAAGCTAGACATAAAGGTTATTCCATACAAATATCCTACAGCAGAATATATCGGATTAGAAATAGCTAAGAGTATATATGAAAAATTACAGAAAAAGTATAAAATTACAGTAAAAATATATGAAGGAGAAAACAATTATGCAATAAT
The sequence above is drawn from the Sulfurisphaera tokodaii str. 7 genome and encodes:
- a CDS encoding MBL fold metallo-hydrolase, which translates into the protein MIKFFYHSSFLLDNKILLDPHDGGSIGLPRPETKADLILITHNHYDHNAYEIIPHKDVKIKYYGEFNYASYTIEGLKAYHDKEKGKRRGETAIYRIVNPNGKLIVHMGDIGHMPDDQILEKIKNPDILMVPVGGVITINALEAKEIIDKLNPKITIPMHYWIKGHFMPLDPLDNFLEVINRKTIEIREKEVDENSIEKGSVLIFKV
- a CDS encoding isopropylmalate synthase codes for the protein MGCQFSVNSKKVRIFDTTLRDGEQAPGIDLTVEQKVKIARKLAELGVDVIEAGFPAASEGEFIATKKILEEVGDQVEVIGLSRANKQDIDKTIDTGISSIHVFIATSDIHLKYKLKMTREQVLDKIYESVRYAKDHGLIVEYSPEDATRTDKDFLLKAVSTAIEAGADRINIPDTVGVMHPFKFHDLIKDVVSVTKDKIVSVHCHNDFGLATANSIAGVMAGARQVHVTVNGIGERAGNASLEEVVMALKKLLGYEVNIKTYKLYETSRLVSELTGVPVPYFKAIVGENAFGHEAGIHVHGVIENPLTYEPISPEEVGNFRRLALGKHSGIHGLKKLLEEQGIYLNDQELREVLNEIKKLAENGEKVNVDVAKEIAIKVSSKKIKV
- a CDS encoding 6-hydroxymethylpterin diphosphokinase MptE-like protein produces the protein MKIKNDYVEKLNIIRDKRVAVVGAGPNLVSVNEISEDLIISADGATNFLYEHGIIPDIIVTDLDGISVFPEESIYVVHAHGDNIRKLYKVNNMKIVIGSAQVFPFGNIHLFGGFTDGDRAVILAKLFKAKEIVLYGMDFDSGYVGKYSKPYYEQNLPANWVKRNKLKIAKQIIEQVLSKDL
- a CDS encoding HEPN domain-containing protein yields the protein MNNSALSSEYLSKSFRYLKQAKTSLEEGDLVGTIDNSYDFIENLSKALLALYGYYSLEDHVSQKLNLILSKLTQEKEITLIRRLQLLEEKLYPLTLLDESSFKDSVIIRNFEAKGLIKELEEIFELANNVFDEFHS
- a CDS encoding 6-pyruvoyl trahydropterin synthase family protein, translating into MKVKVGLEGLSFDSAHYTLSSEGNQQIHGHTYKLSIEIEGNSIDENTGFVIDFEILKKIINDIVKDWDHKLIIPSEDLNQIYFKGPFKLDIKVIPYKYPTAEYIGLEIAKSIYEKLQKKYKITVKIYEGENNYAIIEYP